GATGAGCGGAAGTGGTCCGACCGTTTTTGGTTTGGTGGAACATGATTCGCGCATGCAAAGAATTTATAATGGACTTCGTGGATTTTGTGACCAAGTCTATGCGGTCCGTTTACTGGGTGATCGAAACAATCTTGAATAGAAACGTACATTAGTGGTATAGTTGCTATATAATATTCGGGAATTAACAAAGGGGGTGTCTCAATGAAATTTCGTCGCAGCGAGAGGCTAGTCGATATGACCAATTATTTATTAGAACATCCAGGGGAACTTGTTTCGCTGACTTATTTTGCTGAAAGATATAGTTCGGCAAAATCCTCGATCAGTGAAGATTTGACAATCATCAAAGATACCTTTGAACAACGGGGGATAGGATCTTTAACAACCGTTCCAGGTGCGGCCGGTGGGGTGAAATATATTGTTTCCATCAAGGAAGAAGAAGCCAATGCCTTCATTGACGGATTATGCGATACGATCGCTAGTCCCGAAAGGTTACTTCCTGGCGGTTATCTATATATGACAGACATATTAGGACATCCGCAAACCGTGAATAAGGTTGGAAGGATAATCGCTTCAATGTATGCCAAGAAAAATGTCTCAGTCATCATGACAATGGCAACCAAAGGGATATCATTAGCATACGCCGTGGCAAATTATTTGAATGTTCCAGTTGTCATTGTAAGAAGGAATAATAAAGTAACGGAAGGTTCTACAGTGAGCATCAATTATGTTTCAGGCTCTTCAAAGCGGATTCAGACTATGGTACTCTCTAAGAGAAGCTTGGTTGAAGGTTCGAATGTATTAATTGTAGACGATTTCATGAAGGCTGGGGGTACCATTAACGGTATGGTCAGTCTATTGGATGAATTTAAGGCAACAGTTGCCGGAATAGCAGTGCTGGTCGAATCCGAACATACTGAGGAGTGCCTTGTCGAGGACTATGTTTCATTAATCAAGTTGACGCAGGTGGTCGAAAGAGACAAGAAAATCAATGTAAGCCGTGGGAATTATTTTACGAAAAAGGAATAGGGGGAATCATTTAATGAAAACGATACATACTGATGAAGCACCGGCAGCGATCGGACCATATTCACAAGGCGTGATCGTGGATAAGTTATTTTTCAGTTCAGGACAGATCCCACTTACTGCTTCTGGTGAGATGGTGACTGGGGATGTAAAGGAACAGACACACCAGGTCTTTAAGAATCTCCAAGCTGTATTGAAAGAAGCTGGGGCTTCATTGGAAACTGTCATTAAGGCAACAGTATTCATTAAAAGTATGGATGATTTCGGTTCGATTAATGAAATTTACGGAGAATATTTTTCTGCTCACAAACCTGCTCGCTCTTGTGTAGAGGTTGCTCGCCTTCCTAAAGATGCACTAGTGGAAATAGAAGTGGTAGCGCTCGTTAAATAAACGGGCGTTTTTTTATTTTTTAGGAAATTCGTAATGGGTATCATCCTGTAATATCAGGGTGATTTTTAGTATTTTTGAAAACTAGGCTGAATTTTCTAAAAAAATTACAGATAATAGAAGGAGTTCACGTTTTTTTGTTGAATATGTACTTTAAGTTTTAACAACAACAAAAAGGGATGGTGAGCTTAAATGGAAGTAACTGACGTAAGATTACGCCGTGTGAATACGGATGGTCGTATGAGAGCTATCGCATCAATTACACTGGATAATGAATTTGTGGTTCATGATATTCGTGTGATCGACGGAAACAATGGTTTATTTGTAGCAATGCCAAGTAAACGAACTCCAGATGGAGAATTCCGGGATATCGCTCATCCAATCAATTCCTCGACACGCGGGAAAATTCAAGAAGCTGTCTTGACAGAATATCATCGATTGGGAGAACTTGAAACTGAATTAGAGGAAGCTGGAGCAGGTGCTTCTTAAAATAACCTTACTTTTAAACTTTAAATTTATAATTCGTGCATCTAGAGCCTACTTCATAAGTAGTGCTCTTTTTTATTTATTCATAAACGGATAAGTTTAGAACCTATTCGCTCATCGCAAAGGCAATTGCTTTAATTATCAAAATTGTAAAATTAAGGTGATATCTTCAAAGTTTAAGTACCCAACCTTTTTATTTTTTAAACCTTTTTGTTCATCCTGAAATTGAAATTCCCTTAAGCGGGATTTGAGGATATCACTTACTCCATCCATCTTATGAGCTGAAGATGAATTGAAACGGTAATCTGGTTTTGGAATGGAAGTTAACAAAGGGTGCAGTACTTTCATATGGCTTGTACATAGGTCTAGCGCGATCATGGCAATGTTTTGGGACAATGGGGCTTGCTGGTGTTATAGAAGGGAGGAGACGTGGTTCCTGTATTATGCCGTTAATGAAAATGACATCGACCATGATTTAAAATAATGCTAAAAGGTCCAATAATAACATTAACAAGGCTGTCGGAAACTGAACTTTTTTTACCTGATTGGTTGACAATTATATGTACTTTTAATTGTTACCTTGAAAAGAATCACTATTTGAGATAATATTTTTAGTGGATAAAAAGGTGAAAATGGAGGCCTGTTATGAGTAATCGCTATGCAATAATATTGGCCGCTGGGCAAGGTACTAGGATGAAATCTAAGCTTTATAAGGTTTTGCACCCTGTTTGCGGGAAACCAATGGTACAACATGTTATCGATCAAGTCAATCAACTTCAAATAGAAGATATTGTTACAGTCATCGGCCATGGAGCTGAAAAAGTACAAGAACAACTTGGTGATTCATGCAAGTATGCCTTACAAGAACAGCAATTAGGTACGGCACATGCTGTAATGCAAGCGGAAAGCGCTTTATCCGTAAAAAGTGGAACGACCCTTGTTATTTGCGGTGATACGCCTCTGATTAAAGCGGAAACGATGAAAGAGCTTATAGCATTGCATGAGCAAAGTCAGGCGAAAGCAACAATCTTAACAGCATATGCAGATAATCCTGCTGGTTATGGAAGGGTCCTTCGCGGTGAAGGCGGTCTTGTAGAAAAAATCGTCGAGCATAAGGATGCCACTGATGAAGAAAGATATGTTAAGGAAATAAATACCGGTACATATTGCTTCGATAATCAAGCATTATTTAGCGCGCTGAAAAAAGTTTCAAATGAAAACGTCCAGGGAGAATATTATTTACCGGATGTTATTGAAATCTTAAAAGAGGAAGGCGAAGTGGTGACGGCCTTCCAATCCAGTGATTTCGAGGAGACATTGGGTGTAAATGACCGAGTTGCTTTATCGCAGGCGGAGCAAATTTTACGGAAACGCATCAATGAAACGCATATGAGGAATGGTGTAACGATCATCGATCCGCTAACTACGTACATTGAAGCGGATGTGCAAATCGGACAGGATACAGTCATTAGCCCTGGATCATTCATTAAAGGAAAAAGTATTATCGGGCAGGATTGCATAATTGGCCCGAATACGGAAATCAGTAATTGTGAAATTGGTGATGGAACGGAAGTCCTCCAATCGGTTGTACATGAAAGCAGTATTGGAAGTTTTGTTAAAATTGGTCCATTCGCACATGTTAGACCTCAATCGGATATTAAGGATTCCGTTAAGATCGGTAATTTTGTCGAAATTAAAAAGACCGTTTTTGGCGAAGGAAGCAAGGCCTCTCACTTGAGTTATATTGGAGATGCAGAGGTTGGGGAGAATGTTAATATAGGCTGCGGATCAATTACCGTGAATTACGACGGGAAGAATAAACATTTGACGAAGATTGAAGACAATGTCTTCATAGGCTGCAATTCTAACCTTGTTGCACCCGTGACGGTAGGAGAAGGGGCATATGTAGCTGCTGGGTCAACCATTACGCAAGATGTACCGCCGGAAGCCCTATCCGTTGCCCGTGCTCGTCAAGTTAACAAAGAAGATTATGTCAAGAATTTGAAATTTAATAAATAACCGACGGAGGTCATCATGTCAAATCAGTATTTAGATCCTAATTTAAAAGTGTTCTCTTTAAATTCAAACTTCGATTTAGCTCAGGAAATTGCAGCTGCAATCGGTGTTGAACTTGGAAAATGTAGCGTAACAAGTTTCAGTGACGGTGAAGTTCAGATCAATATTGAAGAAAGTATTCGTGGCTGTGACGTTTACGTAATCCAATCAACAAGCCAACCAGTCAATGAAAATTTAATGGAACTTTTAATTATGATCGATGCTCTTAAACGTGCTTCAGCTAAAACGATCAATATTGTCATGCCATATTACGGTTATGCCCGACAAGATCGTAAAGCGCGTGCGCGTGAACCAATTACAGCTAAACTTGTCGCAAATCTTCTAGAAACGGCTGGTGCCCACCGTGTTATCACATTAGATCTTCACGCACCACAAATTCAAGGTTTCTTCGATATTCTGATCGATCACCTTGTTGCTGTTCCGATTTTAGCTGATTTCTTCAAGGAAAAAGATTTAAGTGATATCGTCATCGTTTCCCCAGATCATGGTGGTGTAACACGTGCCCGTAAAATGGCCGATCGCCTAAAAGCACCGATTGCCATTATCGATAAGCGCCGTCCAAGACCGAACGTGGCTGAAGTCATGAACATCATTGGTAATATTGAAGGGAAGACAGCAATACTGATTGATGACATCATCGATACTGCCGGGACTATTACACTAGCAGCCAATGCCCTTGTAGAGAATGGTGCTAAAGCAGTGTATGCTTGTTGTACACACCCAGTCCTTTCAGGCCCTGCCATCGAAAGGATTCAAAATTCAACGATTAAGGAATTGGTCGTGACTAACTCGATTGCCCTATCTGAAGATAAGAAAATCGATAAAATTACTGGACTTTCTGTAGCACCTTTGATTGCAGAGGCAATTATTCGTGTGCATGAGGAACAATCAGTCAGCACATTATTCGATTGAAAAAAAATTAACCAAACACGGCGGGCCCAAGGGCTCGCCGTATTTTGGTTTGAAATTTTCAAAAAATATAAATCCGCAGTTGACAGATATGAATACTAATAATAAAATAGCTATACAAATTCACTTCATATTCATGGAATGAAAACCTGTACTAAAGCAAGTGCATATTGGTTAACGCCGATCGGACTACCGAAGGCTCCTTTTCACTTACCATTGAACATTAGGCATCTTTTTGCCCTATTGTCCTATTGGTGGAGAAAAGGAGCCTTTTATTTTTAAATAAATAGTTTAAGAAGGGTGTGCAGAATATGAAGAAAAAACGAAAGATATGGCTGCTGTCCATCTTCAGCATCTTCATGCTGATAGTAAGTGCATGCGGGCAGGAAAAGAACAGTTCCACAAGTGCTGATGCAAAAGAATCGAATAAGACCATCCGAATCGGTTATCAAAAATTCGGGACATTAAATATTTTAAAATCAAAAGGGGAGCTGGATACACATTTAAAGGAAGTGGGTTATACAGTCGATTGGACTGAATTCCCTGCAGGACCTCAACTGCTTGAAGCTTTGAATGTCGGCAGCATTGATTTTGGGCACACAGGGGAGGCACCGCCGATATTTGCACAAGCGGCCAATGCTCCGCTTGTCTATATTGCCAATCAGCCGGCTAACCCATCAGGAGAGGCTATAGTTGTACAAAAGGATTCACCCATTAAAAATGTGAAAGATTTAAAAGGTAAAAAGGTTGGCTTGAATAAAGGTTCCAATGTTCATTACCTATTGGTCAAAGCGTTAGAGGAAGCCGGTCTTACTCTTGATGACATTCAGCCCGTCTACTTGCCACCGGCAGATGCGAGGGCTGCTTTTGAAGGGAACCAAATCGATGCCTGGGTAATATGGGATCCATTTTTATCAGCAGCGGAATTGGAACTTGAAACGAAAACGATTCAGGATGGAGATGGACTGGTGGCGAATCGTGAATTCTTTTTGGCAACTGATTCATTTGCCGGGAATGAAGAGGCCTTGAAGATTATCAAAGAAGAACTGATAAAAGTTGATAAATGGATTGAAGAAAACCCAAGGGACGTCGCTGAGTTTTTATCTCCGGAAATTGGAATGAGTGTGGCGGCATTGGAAAAAACATTAAATAGAAAAGAATATGGACTTGAGGAGATTTCCAATGGGGTTTTGGATGATCAACAAAAGATTGCCGATACGTTTTACAATCTTAAATTAATTCCAAGCAAGATTAATGTTCTGGATGCATCTGCAGATGTTAAAAAAAATTAAGGAGGAAATGAAAATGAAAGTATTTTGGTTTTTACCATCGCACGGGGAAAGTCGCTATTTAGGATCGACAAAGGGAGGGAGGGCAATCACGCTTCCTTACTTAAAACAAATAGCGCAGGCGGTTGATCATTTGGGTTTTGAAGGGGCTTTACTTCCGACGGGACGGTCTTGTGAGGATGCATGGGTAGTGGGCTCTTCATTGATTTCCGCAACGGAAAGAATGAAATTTCTAGTTGCGGTCCGACCAGGTTTAATGTCGCCAACCTTGGCTGCCAGGATGGCTTCGAGCTTCGACCGGCTGTCGAATGGACGTCTCTTGATCAATGTGGTAACTGGAGGGGACCCGGTCGAACTGGCAGGTGATGGCGTATTTCTGAATCATAAGGAACGATATGGGCAAACAGATGAATTTCTTGACATCTGGAGAAAGGAGATGTCCGGGGACAAAGTGGACTTTGAAGGGGAGCACCTAAAGATTGAAGGCGGGGATATTCTGTTGCCACCTGTACAAAAACCGTACCCACCGCTCTATTTTGGAGGTTCATCCGACCCGGCCATCGATATATCAGGAAAGCATATTGATGTGTACTTAACTTGGGGTGAGCCGCCTGTGCAAGTGGCTGAAAAAATTGAAAAGGTACGTAAAAAGGCAGCCGAATATGGACGTGAGGTCAGGTTTGGCATACGGATGCATGTCATTGTAAGGGAAACGGAAGAAGAAGCTTGGCAGGCAGCGGATGAACTCATAAAATATGTGGATGACGAAATGATTGAAAATTCACAAAAGATCTTTGAAAGGTTTGATTCAGTGGGCCAAAAGCGAATGTCGCAACTCCATAACGGAAATAGGGATTCGCTTGAAATCAGCCCTAACCTTTGGGCAGGTGTAGGCCTAGTCCGTGGAGGCGCTGGTACGGCACTAGTAGGGAGTGCAGAAAATGTCGCTGCCAGAATGAAGGAATATGAAGAAATCGGAATAGAATCCTTTGTTTTATCTGGATACCCTCATCTTGAAGAAGCGTACAGAGTTGCGGAATTATTATTCCCTTTACTCCCTGTTGAACAGTTGGAAAGTCCCGTTTCTAAAGCTACGAGCCCATTTGGGGAAATACTGGCCAATGACCACTACCCTACAAAAGGAAGTGAAAATGAAGATGCAGAAAAAATTAAGCAAAAAGTTCAATAGGTTCCACCTCATATCTTGGCTTGTGCCGATTCTCCTTTTGATAACTTGGCAGCTGCTGTCTTTGTGGGGGATTTTGTCGGATCGGATATTGCCTGCCCCGACTGAAGTGTTTCAAGCAGGTGTCGCTTTATTGAAGACAGGTGAACTTATAGATTATATCGGCATCAGTGCCCAGCGTGCCTTCATCGGCTTTTTAATAGGCGGGATCATTGGTTTTGTACTAGGTTTATTAAATGGATTATCATCCATTGCTGAAACCTTATTCGATACCTCACTTCAAATGTTGCGTAACATTCCGCATTTAGCTTTAATACCGCTGGTGATTCTATGGTTTGGTATAGAAGAGGAAGCGAAAATCTTCCTTGTCGCTTTAGGTGTTCTTTTTCCCATATATCTAAATACATTTCATGGAGTGAAATCGGTGGATAAGGGATTGGTCGAAGCAGCGAGGGTTTATGGGTTAAGCGGTATTTCTTTATTCTGGAATGTTATTCTCCCTGCCGCCTTTCCATCCATTTTGGTGGGTATCCGCTTCTCTCTTGGAATCATGTGGGTCACATTAATTGTCGCTGAAACAATATCCGCTAATTCTGGAATAGGATATATGGCTATGAATGCCCGGGAATTCATGAGGATGGATATTGTTGTTCTTAGTATTCTCTTATATGCCTTATTGGGAAAAATATCGGACGTTGCGGCCAAAATGATCGAAAAAAGATGCTTGAAGTGGCATCCATCATACCAATGAGGAGGTCATTAATATGAAAAATGGAAAATCGTTGGAGTTGCAGGGTGTAAGAAAGGATTTTGGGGAGTTTGAAGTATTAAAAGGGATGGACCTCACATTTAAAAAAGGGGAATTCGTAGCCATTGTCGGTAAGAGTGGATGTGGAAAGAGCACATTGCTTCGTCT
This sequence is a window from Brevibacillus sp. JNUCC-41. Protein-coding genes within it:
- the purR gene encoding pur operon repressor, whose protein sequence is MKFRRSERLVDMTNYLLEHPGELVSLTYFAERYSSAKSSISEDLTIIKDTFEQRGIGSLTTVPGAAGGVKYIVSIKEEEANAFIDGLCDTIASPERLLPGGYLYMTDILGHPQTVNKVGRIIASMYAKKNVSVIMTMATKGISLAYAVANYLNVPVVIVRRNNKVTEGSTVSINYVSGSSKRIQTMVLSKRSLVEGSNVLIVDDFMKAGGTINGMVSLLDEFKATVAGIAVLVESEHTEECLVEDYVSLIKLTQVVERDKKINVSRGNYFTKKE
- a CDS encoding RidA family protein, which produces MKTIHTDEAPAAIGPYSQGVIVDKLFFSSGQIPLTASGEMVTGDVKEQTHQVFKNLQAVLKEAGASLETVIKATVFIKSMDDFGSINEIYGEYFSAHKPARSCVEVARLPKDALVEIEVVALVK
- the spoVG gene encoding septation regulator SpoVG, whose product is MEVTDVRLRRVNTDGRMRAIASITLDNEFVVHDIRVIDGNNGLFVAMPSKRTPDGEFRDIAHPINSSTRGKIQEAVLTEYHRLGELETELEEAGAGAS
- the glmU gene encoding bifunctional UDP-N-acetylglucosamine diphosphorylase/glucosamine-1-phosphate N-acetyltransferase GlmU, with product MSNRYAIILAAGQGTRMKSKLYKVLHPVCGKPMVQHVIDQVNQLQIEDIVTVIGHGAEKVQEQLGDSCKYALQEQQLGTAHAVMQAESALSVKSGTTLVICGDTPLIKAETMKELIALHEQSQAKATILTAYADNPAGYGRVLRGEGGLVEKIVEHKDATDEERYVKEINTGTYCFDNQALFSALKKVSNENVQGEYYLPDVIEILKEEGEVVTAFQSSDFEETLGVNDRVALSQAEQILRKRINETHMRNGVTIIDPLTTYIEADVQIGQDTVISPGSFIKGKSIIGQDCIIGPNTEISNCEIGDGTEVLQSVVHESSIGSFVKIGPFAHVRPQSDIKDSVKIGNFVEIKKTVFGEGSKASHLSYIGDAEVGENVNIGCGSITVNYDGKNKHLTKIEDNVFIGCNSNLVAPVTVGEGAYVAAGSTITQDVPPEALSVARARQVNKEDYVKNLKFNK
- a CDS encoding ribose-phosphate diphosphokinase, giving the protein MSNQYLDPNLKVFSLNSNFDLAQEIAAAIGVELGKCSVTSFSDGEVQINIEESIRGCDVYVIQSTSQPVNENLMELLIMIDALKRASAKTINIVMPYYGYARQDRKARAREPITAKLVANLLETAGAHRVITLDLHAPQIQGFFDILIDHLVAVPILADFFKEKDLSDIVIVSPDHGGVTRARKMADRLKAPIAIIDKRRPRPNVAEVMNIIGNIEGKTAILIDDIIDTAGTITLAANALVENGAKAVYACCTHPVLSGPAIERIQNSTIKELVVTNSIALSEDKKIDKITGLSVAPLIAEAIIRVHEEQSVSTLFD
- a CDS encoding sulfonate ABC transporter substrate-binding protein, coding for MKKKRKIWLLSIFSIFMLIVSACGQEKNSSTSADAKESNKTIRIGYQKFGTLNILKSKGELDTHLKEVGYTVDWTEFPAGPQLLEALNVGSIDFGHTGEAPPIFAQAANAPLVYIANQPANPSGEAIVVQKDSPIKNVKDLKGKKVGLNKGSNVHYLLVKALEEAGLTLDDIQPVYLPPADARAAFEGNQIDAWVIWDPFLSAAELELETKTIQDGDGLVANREFFLATDSFAGNEEALKIIKEELIKVDKWIEENPRDVAEFLSPEIGMSVAALEKTLNRKEYGLEEISNGVLDDQQKIADTFYNLKLIPSKINVLDASADVKKN
- the ssuD gene encoding FMNH2-dependent alkanesulfonate monooxygenase, whose protein sequence is MKVFWFLPSHGESRYLGSTKGGRAITLPYLKQIAQAVDHLGFEGALLPTGRSCEDAWVVGSSLISATERMKFLVAVRPGLMSPTLAARMASSFDRLSNGRLLINVVTGGDPVELAGDGVFLNHKERYGQTDEFLDIWRKEMSGDKVDFEGEHLKIEGGDILLPPVQKPYPPLYFGGSSDPAIDISGKHIDVYLTWGEPPVQVAEKIEKVRKKAAEYGREVRFGIRMHVIVRETEEEAWQAADELIKYVDDEMIENSQKIFERFDSVGQKRMSQLHNGNRDSLEISPNLWAGVGLVRGGAGTALVGSAENVAARMKEYEEIGIESFVLSGYPHLEEAYRVAELLFPLLPVEQLESPVSKATSPFGEILANDHYPTKGSENEDAEKIKQKVQ
- the ssuC gene encoding aliphatic sulfonate ABC transporter permease SsuC, whose amino-acid sequence is MKMQKKLSKKFNRFHLISWLVPILLLITWQLLSLWGILSDRILPAPTEVFQAGVALLKTGELIDYIGISAQRAFIGFLIGGIIGFVLGLLNGLSSIAETLFDTSLQMLRNIPHLALIPLVILWFGIEEEAKIFLVALGVLFPIYLNTFHGVKSVDKGLVEAARVYGLSGISLFWNVILPAAFPSILVGIRFSLGIMWVTLIVAETISANSGIGYMAMNAREFMRMDIVVLSILLYALLGKISDVAAKMIEKRCLKWHPSYQ